In Methanothermobacter sp., the following are encoded in one genomic region:
- a CDS encoding glycosyltransferase family 4 protein, protein MMEIGLAAFIISAAASAAFTLFIRNVLRSAGIGDRPIVTEHSHKAGTPTMGGLGMLLAVLLVTIIYRNNPYLVLTALIILTSAIVGLLDDLIGLKVKEVQRIIRNVSDGPLEVGQLVLKPGEEARAATDKAKRDVEELLERGFVEVVGEAPIKSEVSEGEKILAQLMIGVFLVIGGAVTRLGGFNLGIAAAPIVIGGMVGAINAVNLIDGMDGMASGIMFIASLSCALLLGLSAAALPFVVLAGISAGFLVFNRHPASIFMGDTGSFALGAGYATAVMLTDKVYFGVLAIAVPVVSVIISLLHRAGVIRLPVEPLHHTLHYRGMSERRIVLLYWLITAAVCGLGLYLSGFKF, encoded by the coding sequence ATGATGGAGATTGGGTTAGCAGCATTCATTATAAGTGCCGCCGCGTCAGCGGCCTTCACACTCTTTATAAGGAACGTTCTAAGAAGTGCGGGTATCGGGGACAGGCCAATAGTTACAGAGCACAGCCACAAGGCAGGGACACCCACAATGGGGGGCCTTGGCATGCTCCTTGCAGTGCTTCTTGTAACCATCATCTACCGCAACAACCCATACCTTGTCCTCACAGCACTCATAATCCTCACATCTGCCATTGTGGGACTCCTCGACGACCTGATTGGACTTAAGGTTAAGGAGGTCCAGAGGATAATCAGAAACGTATCTGACGGTCCCCTTGAGGTTGGCCAGCTGGTGCTGAAACCAGGGGAGGAGGCAAGGGCGGCCACAGATAAGGCAAAAAGGGATGTGGAGGAGCTCCTGGAGAGGGGGTTTGTTGAGGTGGTGGGTGAGGCACCCATAAAGAGCGAGGTGAGCGAGGGTGAGAAGATACTCGCCCAGCTCATGATAGGGGTATTCCTTGTTATTGGTGGCGCGGTTACCAGACTTGGAGGATTCAATCTGGGTATTGCAGCGGCACCCATTGTTATCGGGGGAATGGTGGGTGCCATCAACGCGGTGAACCTGATAGATGGTATGGATGGGATGGCCTCAGGGATAATGTTCATAGCCTCTCTATCATGTGCACTGCTCCTGGGATTATCTGCAGCAGCTCTTCCATTCGTGGTCCTTGCAGGGATCTCTGCAGGTTTTCTTGTATTCAACAGGCACCCGGCCAGCATATTCATGGGTGACACAGGTTCATTTGCCCTTGGAGCAGGATATGCAACGGCTGTGATGCTCACAGATAAAGTTTATTTCGGTGTTCTCGCCATAGCTGTCCCCGTGGTCTCAGTTATAATCAGCCTCCTTCACCGTGCAGGAGTCATCAGACTACCTGTGGAGCCATTGCACCACACACTCCACTACCGTGGAATGTCCGAGAGGAGGATCGTGCTGCTCTACTGGCTGATAACCGCGGCTGTCTGCGGCCTTGGACTCTACCTAAGCGGGTTCAAATTCTGA
- a CDS encoding acetyl-CoA carboxylase biotin carboxylase subunit family protein has protein sequence MRILFIGSRLFNDVADYASSRGVTTLLSESNPEAPNLELADSHFIVPRGMDAPLEIALREDVDAVVPLIGVDGPLRDVARLKTELEESHGIPVVASGEGAAEISTDKLKTKEFFTENGIKTPEYALIGTADEVRGFPTVLKQRGGQGGSNIKVASSYTDVEEYLGSHESAIMEEYIQGVEISVEVLRWDGQTFPLVAVDKGPTSTEGIHPLGKVKRAPAVIEGFNGDEGIKMASRITELLGAEGNTDVDMILSDDGILYAIEVNTRPSGTRYISEAATGINPMHSLVDMAIGDWNPNKLKREDYHALEIPLGNPGNIESLMPEGVKWLLHGPQSHMRLTARAENSEKLDLIMKRLRVI, from the coding sequence ATGAGGATCCTATTCATTGGCTCAAGACTATTCAATGACGTTGCAGACTATGCATCATCAAGGGGAGTTACCACCCTACTTTCAGAGTCAAATCCAGAGGCACCCAACCTTGAACTAGCAGACTCCCACTTCATAGTGCCCCGTGGCATGGATGCACCCCTGGAAATTGCACTGAGGGAGGATGTCGACGCGGTTGTACCCCTCATAGGTGTCGACGGTCCCCTCAGAGACGTTGCCAGGCTTAAGACGGAACTTGAGGAGAGTCACGGGATTCCAGTTGTTGCCTCTGGCGAAGGGGCGGCAGAGATCTCCACCGATAAACTCAAAACCAAGGAGTTCTTCACTGAAAACGGTATAAAAACACCAGAGTATGCTCTGATAGGGACTGCAGATGAAGTAAGGGGGTTCCCCACCGTCCTTAAACAGAGAGGGGGGCAGGGGGGATCAAACATAAAGGTTGCATCTTCATATACTGATGTGGAGGAATACCTCGGCTCCCATGAATCTGCAATCATGGAGGAATACATACAGGGAGTTGAGATCTCAGTGGAGGTCCTCCGCTGGGATGGGCAAACATTCCCCCTTGTGGCTGTGGACAAGGGCCCCACAAGTACGGAGGGAATCCACCCACTGGGGAAGGTGAAGAGGGCCCCCGCAGTCATTGAGGGCTTTAATGGAGATGAAGGCATTAAAATGGCCTCCAGGATAACTGAACTCCTTGGAGCGGAGGGAAACACGGACGTTGACATGATACTCTCTGACGACGGTATCCTCTATGCTATAGAGGTCAACACAAGGCCCAGCGGTACAAGGTACATCTCCGAGGCCGCCACAGGAATAAATCCAATGCACAGCCTTGTGGACATGGCAATTGGGGACTGGAACCCCAATAAACTTAAAAGAGAGGATTACCATGCGCTGGAGATACCCCTGGGAAATCCAGGGAATATCGAATCATTAATGCCTGAGGGGGTAAAGTGGCTGTTGCACGGGCCTCAGAGTCATATGAGGCTCACAGCAAGGGCTGAGAATAGTGAGAAACTTGATCTGATCATGAAGAGACTCAGGGTGATATGA
- the hycI gene encoding hydrogenase maturation peptidase HycI, with the protein MVLIRLRQRLSDFLEGCTRLLVLTVGNELRSDDGFGPYLASIISGNVTERGHLLINAGTVPENFTGRIRSEKPSHIIIVDAVEMGEEPGTIMLIDRERIAEYSISTHAMPLSFLVRYLEEQGDCRITLIGVQPENLEFGMELSARVRKAAYELKDLLLSAIDETSCEKSPSNLNQI; encoded by the coding sequence GTGGTCTTGATTCGGTTAAGGCAGAGATTAAGTGACTTCCTGGAGGGCTGCACCAGGCTCCTTGTACTTACAGTTGGAAATGAACTGAGGTCCGACGATGGATTCGGACCATACCTTGCATCAATCATATCAGGGAATGTTACTGAAAGGGGCCATCTACTCATAAATGCAGGCACAGTCCCTGAAAACTTCACAGGAAGGATAAGGTCAGAGAAGCCCAGCCATATTATCATAGTGGATGCGGTGGAGATGGGTGAAGAGCCAGGGACCATCATGCTGATTGATAGAGAGAGGATAGCAGAGTACAGCATATCCACCCACGCCATGCCCCTTTCATTCCTGGTGAGGTACCTTGAGGAGCAGGGTGACTGCAGGATAACCCTGATAGGGGTTCAGCCAGAAAACCTTGAATTTGGAATGGAACTATCTGCAAGGGTCAGGAAGGCCGCATATGAACTCAAAGATTTACTCCTCTCGGCAATCGATGAGACATCCTGTGAGAAGAGCCCCTCTAATTTAAATCAGATCTAG
- a CDS encoding methyltransferase domain-containing protein, with product MKFRVTAYHQHLLRDHERLSAFYEAIASTARGLTYDLGAGSGILSFFASEYADHVIAIERDPRIAACARENLSDLENVTVVNEDALEYEFTERADTIICEMLDTALIDEEQVPVLRRAVRFLKKEGEVIPAAVINAAEPVMMMGGGISYDENIRAPSAGPLHVYDRIDFRGRIPEKFRGTLKLVASGSFNAIRITSFTVPAENIICGPTPMMNPPLLLPLGDTLEEGDFRVKVSYTMGGGLDSVKAEIK from the coding sequence ATGAAATTCAGGGTCACAGCGTATCACCAGCACCTCCTGCGGGACCATGAACGCCTTTCAGCATTTTATGAGGCGATAGCCTCCACTGCGCGGGGGCTCACCTATGACCTTGGAGCTGGCAGCGGCATTCTCTCATTCTTTGCATCAGAATACGCAGATCATGTCATTGCAATTGAAAGGGACCCCAGAATAGCGGCATGTGCACGGGAAAATCTCTCTGATCTTGAGAATGTCACGGTTGTGAATGAGGATGCCCTGGAATATGAATTCACTGAGAGGGCAGATACAATCATATGTGAAATGCTTGACACTGCACTCATAGATGAGGAGCAGGTCCCGGTTTTGAGGAGGGCAGTTAGATTCCTTAAAAAGGAGGGTGAAGTCATACCCGCTGCGGTTATCAACGCTGCGGAGCCTGTGATGATGATGGGTGGAGGCATCTCATATGATGAAAACATCAGAGCACCCTCAGCAGGCCCTCTCCACGTTTATGATAGGATTGATTTCAGGGGGAGGATACCTGAAAAGTTCAGGGGAACCCTGAAACTTGTGGCGTCGGGCTCCTTCAACGCCATAAGAATAACCTCATTCACAGTCCCGGCAGAGAATATAATCTGTGGCCCGACACCCATGATGAACCCTCCGCTCCTCCTACCCCTGGGTGATACCCTTGAGGAGGGTGATTTCAGGGTTAAGGTCTCATACACAATGGGCGGTGGTCTTGATTCGGTTAAGGCAGAGATTAAGTGA